Part of the uncultured Desulfobacter sp. genome, TATCTGTGGTATCGGACAGTACCGGCCCCAAAGCCCAAAGCATTGTTTACACCTCCCGGGGCATCACTGACCCTGAAACAGGCTGCTTTGCCCCGGCCGTGGTGGATCTGGTACTGACAGTGGATGAACCCTTGGTCACCACTCCCTTTTTAACCATTACCCCAAGCGGCGGCATCCCTGTCTCCGTTACCCTGGAGAAAAAGTCAGGACAGGATGCCGGCCTGGTTTATGAGGGCAGCTTCACCATTACGGACACCCTGCTGTCAGGCACGGCCTATGCCGTGTTCTCCGCCCGGGATATGGCCGGTAACAGGGGGACTGAAATTGTATCCGGTGCCCAGATCCTCATTGACACCCAGGGACCTGTGGCAAGCCGCGTGGAGATCTCTCCGGTCTCCCCGGTAAAGAATAATTATGACACCCCTGTGGAAATGACCTTTACCCTGGGTCTGACCGAAGCGGTTAAAGAGGGGACAACCCCGTCCATACGCTTAAAATTTGAAACCTTAAGCCAAACCCTGGAGGCATCGGATATTATCCCCGCAGCCCCGGTGGATGGCGAAGCCCAAGCCTGGCAAACCACCATCACCCTGCCCAGGGAAGCCGGACAGTCCGAAGCGGAAACCGTCACCGTCCTTTATACCGGCCAGGACAAACTGGACAACATCAGTACATCCATCAACGCCGCCAACCAGTTCCAGGTCTACCAGGGCGGGCTGCCGCCCCTGGATCCGCCGGGCTCCCTTTCCGGCAAAGCCGCAGCCGGCGGTGTTGTCACCCTGACCTGGGATGCCGTGGACGGTGCCGCAGGGTACCAGGTTTATAGCCAGGCACCCGGGGAAACCGAACTGACGCTCCTGGACACCATCGGTGTGCTGGAAACCTACACCCACCAGACCGGCCGGGACGCTACATACACCTATGCGGTTGCCACCATCAGGGAGGAAAACCAGGAGGAGTCCGTATCCGGTTTAAGCAACAGCATTACGGTTACCGCCGATGCCACAGCCCCCAATCCCCCGCGCAACCTGGCACTTGAGCTGACATCCAAGGGGATTAAGCTGACCTGGGAAGAACCTGCCTATACCGAACCTGTCACCTACGCCATCTACCGGTCCGACCAGACCCGGATCCTGTCCGTGGAAGGCATGACGCCCCTGGCCACAGGTATTAACCAAACCATGGTCATTGACCCCACGCCATCTCCCACAGACCATTGCTATGTGGTCACGGCCATGGATAAGACAGGCAATGAATCAGAACCGTCAAATTCCCAACAACTGATTGATCTGTTGCCTGTATCAACTATTTCCGTGTCCCAGACTGATACGGATTCACCTGTTTTGACCTGGACCCATGCAGACACCTCGGGAAAGATCCAGGGGTATTTCCTCTTTCTTGGTGAAGACCGGAACGGCTACCAGGTTAACACCGTACCCATGGCAAACCAGACATTTACGGATTACGGGTACACCTTTGAAAACCTCGCCTACTTTGTCATTGCCGTGGATACTGATGATGTTCAGAGCATAGGACGATCCATCACCCTGCCCAAGGTCTCCCTTTCTTTGGCAGAAGATACGGTTATCAAACGCAATACCATGAATGCAGTCTCCTTTACCGTAGACAACCAGTCAGGCACAGCCCTGGCCAATATGATTGTAAAGGCCAAGCTTGGCGGCCGCACACACCAGTCCGAATCCTTTTCCCTGGCTGCCGGAGAATCCAAAGCCATTGAAGTCATTATCGGCGGATATGAAGAACTGCTGGACGTGGAAACGCTTACCGCCTCCCTTGTGATTACTCCCAACACCGGAGAAACCGTTACCATCACAAGAACCCTCCAGGCAGAGGTGTCAGACAGCCTGATGCCCCTTCAGATCAAAAACGAAGAATTCATCCGGGGCGGGGTCGGCAAGGTGTGGTTCACCCTGTCCAACACCGGCGCGGCCCAAGCTGAGATCGTAACGGCAGAAAGCAGCAACACCAAGCCTTCTGCCGACATCAAGTACTATCTCATGGATGAAGACGACAATGTCCTGTACGCAAAATCCTTTAAACAGAGTCTGGGGGACCATATCGTCACCCTCTCCAACGGCCGCACCGTGGCCCGGATACCTGCCGGCCAGATGTTCACCTCATATCCCATGGACCTTTTCGTCCCGGCCAATGCCCCGGATACCGTATATGTCCGCCTGGGAATTGACCATATATACAACAGCCTGGGCCAGGAGAGCCAGGTCACCATGGCCGGCACCAAAACCCGTAAAGAGATCAGCCTCAAAGACACCTCCTATTACGGCCAGATCCTCTCCATGGCCCCGGAGGTCTCCAAAGGGGACCAGGATATTGTCATCACCGGCCGGGCCATTGACAGAGCCACGGAAGACCCCCTGGCAGACGCTGCGTTGAACCTCTTTATCACAGTGAACGGATTTGAGCGCAAAATTTCCGTCATGACCGGGGACGACGGCACATTTACCCATACCTTTGAACCCCTTGAAAACGAAGCCGGCATATTCTACGTCAATGCGGTCCATCCCGACCTTCTGGACCGGCCGGACCAGGGCAGCTTTATCATCAACCGGGTCCAGGTCACCCCGTCCAAGATCCAGGCCTCCATCCCAAAAAATTATGAGCAGAAGATCAGCCTGAAGGTTACCGCAGAAAACGGCACGGACCTGAACAACCTGACAGTGGCCCCGGCAGGGGATTTGCCCCGGGGTGTTCACCTGGACTGCGGCAGCCCCATCTCCTTTGTGGCGGGCGGCAGAACCGTGACCCTGAGTCTGGTTCTGTGGGCGGACAATACCGCCGACGATGCCTCCCAGTTTGAAATGACCGTGTCCAGTGATGAATCCCCAGGCACGCCCTGGGCAACCGTCCTGGTGGACGCCCTCTACTCGGAAAGCGAGCCTGCCCTCTATTTTACCCCGGACCACATAGAGACCGGTGTGGCCCAGGGCGACATGGTCACCGAAACCATCACCCTAAGCAACAAGGGCCTAGCCGCCATGACCAATGTGGCCCTGACCCTGACCGACTCACAGGGCAAGGAGGCCCCGGACTGGGTGCGGCTCAACACCACGGCGGACATCGGCACCCTGGCTGTGGGCGACGAACGTAATGTCTCCATCAGCTTTTTGCCGGGGGACGACGAATCCCAGGGCATGCAGATATTCTACCTGGTGGTTGCCAGTGACAACTATACCACAACCAGGATCGGCCTCTATCCCACCATCTCCAGTTCCGGCATCGGCAATGTCCTGTTCAAACTGTCTGATATCTACACCGGCACGTTCAACGCCAAAAACGAGCTGATCAGGGGGCTTTCCGGAGCCAAGATCCGGATGCAGAACGAAGAGACCCTGGCCGACAGTTCCGCCGCCACGGACAGCCTGGGCGAAGCCCTGTTCCAGGACCTGCCCTCCGGTGCCTATAAATGCAAAATTACCGCAGACAACCACCAGGAATACACCGGCCGCGTCTGGGTAAAACCCGGCATTACCGCATCAAAGGAGGTGTTCCTGGAGTACAACCTGGTCACCGTGGAGTGGGAGGTCAATGAGATCACCATAGAAGATAAGTATGAGATCCTGCTCTCCGCCACCTTTGAAACCAATGTCCCGGCTGCCGTAGTGGTGACCGAACCCATGTCCGTGACCCTGCCGGACATGGAAAAAGGCGATGTATACCTGGGTGAATTTACCCTGACCAACCACGGCCTGGTCCGGGCGGACAATTTAACCGTCCCGGTTCCGGCCAGTGACGATAATTTCCAGTACGAGCTTCTCACCGGCATCCCGGATTCATTGGGCGCCAAACAGCGCATCACCATCCCCTACCGCATCACCTGTCTTAAATCCCTGGACGCTGACGACGGGGAAGACCAGACCGGCGGGGGATGTTACTCCTACAGCAAATGCATTCCAATTGCCTATGGATATGAATGCGCCAACGGCCAGACCACCAACGGCACCACCCGCCACTGTTTTTATAAAACCGGCGGCACCTGCGGCTCGGGCGGTTCCGGCGGCAGCGGCGGCAGCAGCGGGGGAGGCTCAGCTATTTACTCCGGCGGGTCAGGCGGCGGATCATCCTCCTCTCCGGCACCTGCCTACACGCCCATGGAAACCAGTGAGCAAAAGTGCCTGCCCACACTCACCCCCACGGAAATGTTCTTGAACTTTGTCAAAGGGGCAGCCAAAGAGGTATGGGCCAGGGGCACACAACTGGCCAAAGACAGCATCACCTTCGTGGGCTGTTCCGTCAACACCGCTCTGCGGGAATACAATGACCAGGCCACTGACCTTTGGGTCAAAGTGCCCAACGGCAGGATTGCCCTGTCCCGGATATACAGCGGCGGCACCTGGCAATGGGACCATGAATCCCTTGTCTATGACGGCACCCCGGATGATAAATTCCCGGAGAGTGTGACAACGGCACCGGACAACGTTACCAAAGACGGGGCTGTTTACGAGAAGAGCGCCCAGGGCGTGTATACCCAGGGCACCCATGTGATCCAGCGAAAAGAGGATACCGGCTGGACAGCCGACAAGTACCTGTACAAGGACAAACACGGCAATTTCAGGCAATACGACAGCAGCGGGCGCTTGACGGCCTGGGGCAACCGCCTGGGCACCATTGCCGCGTTGGTTTATGACAACCGGACCGCCACCAGACCGTCCGGGATAGAAGACATGGACGGCACCCGGGTGCTCTGGTTCACCTATGACGGCGACGACCACCTGATCCGGGCCTATACCGCCGGCGGCAGGGAAGTCCGGTACGATTATGCCGGCAACAACCTGACATTAGTCTCCGACGCCCTGGACCAGGAGACCCGATATACCTACGACGGCAACAACAACCTGACCCAATCCGTGGATGCCGCAGGCCGGGCCACCATCATCACCTACAATGACAGTGGTGACCCCATTGCCGTAAAGGATGCCCAGGGCAACGGCCATCTTTTTGAATACGACTATGACAAGAACAAAAAGCAATACTATGCCGCCGTTAAAACCAGCTCGGGCAGGATCCGGGAGGTGTGGACCAATGCGGACGGCGAAACCCTAAGAGTGGATATCAACGGCCGCACAGTAAAAGAGGTTGACCAGGACGGCCGGAACCTGATTTTCACAGATGAAAAAGGCAATGAGACCCGCACGGATTATGATGAAAAGGAGAACCTGACCCGGATACTTTACCCGGACAACACAGAAGTCAATTTTGCCTATGACCTGCGGTTCAACAAGGTCAGCCAAATCACGGACCCGCTTGGCCGCATCACCACCTTTGCATACGATGATCAGGGTAATCTGGTTAAAAAGGTCCAGGCCAAGGGCACAGCACAGGAACGGGTGCTGGCGTTCACATATGACGATTTGGGCCGGGTGCTTACGGCTACATCCTTAGGTGATGCGGATACCCAAGAAACCATCACCACCTTCACCTATGACGACAACGGCAACCTTGAGACCATCACCGATCCCATGGGTAATGTCACCCAATTCCTTGAATACGATGCCATGGGCAACCTGATCCGGTTCGCCGATGCCCGGGACAATGAATGGACCTTTGCCTATGATGCCAACGGCCGGCTCATCTCAAGTACAACCCCTGAAAATCATACCACCTCATTTGAGTATGACGGGGCCAACAACAGAACGGCCGTTATCAATGCCAAACTCAAACGGTTCGCGTTTGAATATGACGATCACAACAACCTGGTCAAGGCCATTGATCCCTTAGACCAGTACACCTCCACCCTGTACAACACCGACCATCTGCCGGTTGAGTTCACAGACCCCGACGGCCGGACCTCGGCAACGGCATATGACAACGAGGGCAGGGTGCTTACGGCAACCGATAAAGCCGGCAACGTCATATCCTATACCTACAGTGAGGACGACACCTCTCCTGCGCCGTCATCCATGCCCGTGGCCGTCACCTACCCGACATTCACCCGGCAGCTGACCTATGACACCATGTACCGGGTGATCGAACAGACCGATGTCCTGGATGACGCCACCACCCGGACCAGATCCTATACCTTTGATGATGCCGGCAATCTTGCCACATCCACGGACGAGGCAGGCCGCACCACCATTTACGCGTACGATGCCCTGAACCGCCTGGTAAAAACAATCGCCCCGGACAACGGTGAAACCCTGCGCAAATACGACGGCCGGGACAACCTGATCATGCTTCAGGACCCCAATAACGGGATCCAGTACTTCACCTACGATAAAAACAACCGCCTGGTCTCAGCTGCAAAACCCATGGGTGCCGTCACAACCTATGAATACGGTGCCACGGGCAACAAAACAGCCGTTGCAGACCCCAAAGGCCAAAGAATTGAGTACACCTGGTCTTCGGAAAACCGCCTCACCCAAACCCGGTACTTCAGTGCCGATGACCATGATACACCCGTTGAAACCATTAACTTTACCTATGACAGTCTGGGCAACCTGCTGACCTGGAACAACGGCACCGAATCCGCCCAATACACCTACGACGACCTGGGACGCAAACTCACCGAAACCGTCAATTACGGCAGTTTCAGCCTGTCCCATGCCTATACCTATACCGCATCCGGTGAGATCAAAACCTTTACCGGACCGGACGGTAAAGCCTTAACATATGACTATGACACCGGTGCCCGCCTGGCCGGCATCACCATCCCCGGCGCGGGCCAGACCGGGTTCTCCCATAACTCAACCGCCTGGAACAACCCCATATCCATGACCCTGCCCGGCGGTGCCCGCCAGGATTACGCTTACGATCCCTTGATGCGCCTGAATACCATCACAGCGTCAGATTCGGGCAGCAACACGGTAATGACAAGGGGCTACACCTATGACGCCCAGGGCAACATCACAACCAAAGCCACGGAACACGGTGATTACACCTATACCTACGATACCATGGACCGCCTGGCCACGGCCATCAATCCAACCCTGCCCGATGAGTCCTACACCTATGACAACCTGGGCAACCGGATCACAGATGTAAAAATCCAGGGCCAGATCACATATAATGCCGACAATCAGCTTGAATCCTACGGATCCACCAGCTATGATTACGATGCTAACGGCAACATGGCCCGCAAAACCAGCGGGTCTGAAACCACCTCGTTCTTTTACAATATAGAAGACCGCCTGGAAAAGGTTGAGAACAGCGCCGGCGACACCGTGGCCACCTACGGCTACGATCCCTTTGGCCGCAGGCTGTGGAAACAGGTATCCGGCACAAAAACATACTTCCACTACAGCAACCAAGGCCTGATCGGCGAATACAACGCCCAGGGCGGCGAACTCAAAACGTACGGGTACAAACCCGGCTCCCAGTGGACCACCGATCCCCTGTTCATGAAGATCGGCGCTGACTACTACTGGTACCAGAACGACGCCAACGGCACCCCCCAGAAACTGATCGCCTCCAACGGCCTTGTGGTCTGGGAGGGGCGGTACGATTCGTTCGGCAACTGCCAGGTTGTCAACAGCGGCATTACCAATAACTTGCGGTTTGCTGGCCAGTACTTCGATGCCGAAACCGGGCTGTGCTACAACCTGAACCGGTACTATGACCCGCAAACCGGACGGTATTTGAGGCAAGATCCGTTTGGCGATGGGCTGAACCTGTATGCTTATTGTTTCAATAACCCAAATGGCTTGATTGATCCGCTGGGATTGTGTGCTGTCAAAGATGGTTGGAATTGGTATCTTTCTCATCCGTTATCAAATGTCGCTGATTGGTGGGATATCAACGCTGCACAAACTGGTGCTTCTTTAGAAGATTTCGTTTATTCTTACAGTGATTTTTGGTGGTTAGCAGCTACAATGCAGACTGCCATAGATGTTGGTGGTGGTTTTGTTGATATTCTTAGGTTTGGACAGGGATTTGCCGAAGGCGGATGGGGCTATGTTCATGATGCTTTCCGGGGATTAGCTATCGCTGGTTCTTTGGCTCAAGCTGCCAAAGCGACATCTGGGCTTTCTCGAGCCTCAAAGAGTGGAATTGGTAAAATAGACAATGTCATCTGTTTCCCTCCTGGCACATTAGTTTTAATGGCAGACGGCAGTACAAAAGCGATTGAAGAAGTTAAGATTGGTGATTATGTACTGGCAAATGATCCTGAAAAAGGTGATAGCGTTCAAAGTAGGATCGTTGTAGATACGATAAAAAATAAAACAAAGAGATTTATTCATGTTCTTTTCAAAGCAAATGGTAACTTGAATGAAGCTGAATTTCGCGCAACAGGTGAACATCCGATTTGGACTAAAAATAGAAGTTGGGTTTTTGCAAAAGATTTAAATAAGGGAGATATATTACAGGATGTAGATGGTAATTCCATTACTGTTCTTAGTATATGGGAAGAAAAAATAATTAGCGACACCTATAACTTGTCTGTGGAGGGTGTTCATACCTTTTTTATTGTAGCTGATGAAACATCAATCCTTGTTCATAATGACCCACCAAAAATTCATGGGATTGCCCCTGATTGGGCACAGAAAGGGGCTCATGTGACATCAAATGGAATAGAGTTGAGAATAACAGGTGGTGGTAGTAACATTCGGATTCGACCAGTATTTAGCAGTGATTTAAATAACCCTGGATTAAAAAATGCCATAAAAAACGTTGAATCATCGTTGAATAATTCACAATGGCGAAATAGATTATTGGAAAGAGCAAGAGAAGCCACAAAATATTTAGGTCAAGGAGATGATTTGGCAAGAGCAACTTCGGGAAGCACGCGGTCTTTATCTGTTACGCTTGAAAAATGGTGTAAGTAAGATGAAAAAACATACTGTATTTTTATCATTTTTAAAAACTGGTCGTTTGAATGTTTTAGAAATTGGTGCGTCATCTAAAGAAGTTGAAAAGGTTTTAGGAAAACCAGAAGATTACGCATATGGGAAAGATCCAAACTCTTTGCATTCTTATTATGATAGAGTACTACAAATAGGTTATAATAAAGGAATTGTTTCATGGTATGGGATTTATTTTAATTATATCAAGAAAGATACAGATGAATTATCAATTTTTAATTGCCGTTTCCCTGTAAAAAAAAATACTACTTCAAAAGAGATAAAGCATTTTTTAGAACAAGAAAAAATTGTTTTTGAGGTTAACAGACAGTTAAGTTCTGATGAAACTCTGGCTCTTAATATTGGTAGTAACATTATATTTTTTTTTTATAATGATAAAATTGATAAACTCCAAGTTACAGATTTTAGATAGAAATCGGGAAATCGGAGATTGGGCTATTGGGTGCGGGTCGGACCATGAAAGGGGTCAAGTCTGCCCCTGCCCCATCTCCACTTTCAAAAGCAGGACCAGCAACCAAAGTAAAAAGCATATGAACAAAAAAAATAAAGGGGTGGGTGCGGGTCGGACCAAGATAACACAATGTAACAGGCTGGAATAAAAACAAATAATTATTTAGAACACCCTTAAAATGGGATTAAACTGATGTTTTTGGGGGCAAAAAAGGCGTTTTAAGAAAAATTCATGATCCCAGAGATGGCGAAGGGGGCTGATTGACCACAATCAGCCCCCTTTTCAGGTGCATTATTCAATGCTACCCACCTTTCCGGCTACCCTTTGTCTGGTTGTGCCACAAAAGTGAACAGTACTGCCATTCTAATTTTCAATTGACCTCATTAATTCGGGAACTGATTTAGCCGACAGGATTTTTCTGGGTGCGGGTCGGACCAAGATAACACAATGTAACAGGCTGGAATAAAAACAAATAATTATTTAGAACACCCTTAGAACGGGCTTAGACTGATGTTTTTGGGGGCAAAAGAGGCGTTTTAAGAAAAATTCATGATCCCAGACTACAAAAGGGCTGATTGACCACAATCAGCCCCCTTGCCAGGTGCATTCTTCAATGCTACCCACCTTTCCGCCTATTCCTTGTCAGGTTGTGCCACAAAAGTGAACAGCACTGCCATTCTAATTTTCAATTGACCTCATCAATTCGGGAACTGATTTAGCTGACAGGATTTTCCCCTTTAAAGCTTTCAGCCGGTTTATATCCTGAATACTTTTGATTTTTGTGATGACTGTCTTGCAATCATCAGTGTCACCAAATTTTATACTCACTGCAAGCTCAATGCCCTCCAGAAGCCCCTGTTCGATCCCTTGAGCATGTCCTTCTTTTCTTAATTGTTCAGCCAAGGTCATAATGATATCTCCTTTTTTTTCAGACAACGTATTTGATACGAGCGTATGAAATTTTTCTGTTGTAATATCCTCAACGTTGCTGAATATATATTTTATCAGGGATTCAAAATATTGCAATCCTGTTTCCTGTTCGGACAGATCCTTTAACAGCATAAAAATATTGGGCAGTCTATCCGCTATATCCGGTTCAAATATGTGCTTTAGCAAGAGCATGGTCACCCTTGCCATAATTGTTCCCTTGATCTGGTCATCTGTATATTGACTTAAATCATACAGAATAAACTCAAAATCCGGGATATAGCCGGAAAGCTTATCCACCGGTCCGTCAAAACGCGATGCAAAACGTTTATCCACCGTCCATTTATCCTTGCCGTGGTATAAAACCAGCGGGATTACAATGGACAGATTCCGGCTTTTGGACTGCTTAAGCCCAAGCCGCCAGATTTTAACCATATACTCAAAAATCTGGAGGTGAATCAGCCTGTCCGGATAGCTCTTATGCTCAAAAAGGAAATATACATACCCTGTGGCGTCCCCGATTCGGACTTTGTAAAGCATATCGGAGTAAAAATCCTGAAGATCCTTTTCAATAAAAGAGTCCTTGCAGATTTCAAGGGTGTCCAGATGGACGAGTTCAATGACGTGCTCCGGTAAATAATTCTCGAGAAATGACTTGGCGTTGTTCAGGTTGCTCCAGGTTTCGCGGAACAGCTTGTCATGGGAATGGTGCAGTTTGTTTTTCATGCCTGCTTTGTAGCATGGCAACTTAGGGGCTGCAAGATTTTATCCATCCGTCAAAACCCTTGACCTGGAGTACAACCTGGTCACCGTGGAGTGGGAGGTCAATGAGATCACCATAGAAGACAAGTATGAGATCCTGCTCTCCGCCACCTTTGAAACCAATGTCCCGGCTGCCGTAGTGGTGACCGAACCCATGTCCGTGACCCTCCCGGACATGGAAAAAGGCGATGTATACCTGGGTGAATTTACCCTGACCAACCACGGCCTGGTCCGGGCGGACAATTTAACCGTCCCGGTTCCGGCCAGTGACGATAATTTCCAGTACGAGCTTCTCACCGGCATCCCGGATTCATTGGACGCCAAACAGCGCATCACCATCCCCTACCGCATCACCTGCCTCAAATCCCTGGACGCTGACGACGGGGAAGACCAGACCGGCGGGGGATGTTACTCATACAGCAAATGTATTCCAATTGCCTATGGATATGAATGCGCCAACGGCCAGACCACCAACGGCACCACCCGCCACTGTTTTTATAAAACCGGCGGCACCTGCGGCTCGGGCGGTTCCGGCGGCAGCGGCGGCGGCAGCGGGGGAGGCTCAGCCATCTACTCCGGCGGGTCAGGCGGCGGATCATCCTCCTCTCCGGCACCTGCCTACACGCCCATTGAAACCAGTGAGCAAAAGTGCTTGCCTAAACTTGATTCCAGGGAACCGGGGTGTGACAAATGTAAAGCCGTACACCAAAACCAAGCTGCTGCCGTGGGCAGTGAGGTCAATACCCTGATTAGAGAATACAGGGATAATATTACCGACCTGGCCTTTAAAACATCCGGCGGCATGCTCTCCATCACCCGGCGGTACCGTTCTGGTACTTGGCAGTGGGATGAATTGATACAGGTTGTTGACGGCCATCCTGACGATACCACCCCGTATACATCTTCTGCCTTTGGCCCGGATTATGTAACCCGGGGGGGATGTGCCTTATGAGAGAAGCGCTTCCGGTGTATATAAAAGCGATACATTCACCATGGAACGTAAAGCCGATACAAGCACTTACCTTGAAGACAAATACACCTTTAAGGATAAATCCGGCACCTGGATCATTTACGATGCCGACGGCCGGCCTGTCTCCAGCGGCACAAGGACCGGTACTACAGCCA contains:
- a CDS encoding RHS repeat-associated core domain-containing protein; amino-acid sequence: MLVDSVAPEILSISPEDGTYTNTQPDTIDVIYQERTTSLDMDNCIFSLKDMAMSEVTGDWADTGIQSGSGTLSFTPAADLEQGTYQLELRLQDTLGNQGTALLAYFTIDTTPPDAPEIDAVVSPTDAMTQEITGTKEAYAALIVGGETVSDYTAQATWAHTVTLASGQNSFEFALQDRAGNLSDAATTEIFFDNTPPPAVDSLVLDPDGDGRTVSLDWSGYDESLQGDVAGYRIYVQNTVFTSVAGLTAAKTIDAGTFKTTISGLDRNTQYWFAVVAYDLAGNALNTAAPAITTPVDIIAPENPTGLSIQSFENSLALNFTPSANSQGDLAGYRVYLNDNTQPTILGADATGFEQTGLNPATQYTFKVTSVDEAGNESTGKTILGYTFLNNPEGLAATPFSGFVSLSWQASQPSEYLRHYKIYKDTAPFTDVSGMSPVRTTTVLSANLTGLGNNTTYYFAVTSVNLSGGEQTVVTPVSATPTNDTQGPSLSTILFSGSTLTDGMSLSDSGFVSVDMADEAGISYVSFSFNGRLVRKDYSSPYSAYIDLHDLSDGSYTLVVSATDTLGNTSTYTYTLVVGLAAPSTPVITSPANNALTNKPVATISGTCDKHVDITLYLNGEVIDPPTTVGALGMFDIALTLNEGENHIHATAANRSGTSAASSTILVTLDTSIPDSPRSLTGQPKPDGEISLLWQRPLNKIVKGFNIYRRTADFTSKDDAVKVNTALVTTTGFTDLPDTEGTWTYRVLAVDESGNESALSDPVSVVSDSTGPKAQSIVYTSRGITDPETGCFAPAVVDLVLTVDEPLVTTPFLTITPSGGIPVSVTLEKKSGQDAGLVYEGSFTITDTLLSGTAYAVFSARDMAGNRGTEIVSGAQILIDTQGPVASRVEISPVSPVKNNYDTPVEMTFTLGLTEAVKEGTTPSIRLKFETLSQTLEASDIIPAAPVDGEAQAWQTTITLPREAGQSEAETVTVLYTGQDKLDNISTSINAANQFQVYQGGLPPLDPPGSLSGKAAAGGVVTLTWDAVDGAAGYQVYSQAPGETELTLLDTIGVLETYTHQTGRDATYTYAVATIREENQEESVSGLSNSITVTADATAPNPPRNLALELTSKGIKLTWEEPAYTEPVTYAIYRSDQTRILSVEGMTPLATGINQTMVIDPTPSPTDHCYVVTAMDKTGNESEPSNSQQLIDLLPVSTISVSQTDTDSPVLTWTHADTSGKIQGYFLFLGEDRNGYQVNTVPMANQTFTDYGYTFENLAYFVIAVDTDDVQSIGRSITLPKVSLSLAEDTVIKRNTMNAVSFTVDNQSGTALANMIVKAKLGGRTHQSESFSLAAGESKAIEVIIGGYEELLDVETLTASLVITPNTGETVTITRTLQAEVSDSLMPLQIKNEEFIRGGVGKVWFTLSNTGAAQAEIVTAESSNTKPSADIKYYLMDEDDNVLYAKSFKQSLGDHIVTLSNGRTVARIPAGQMFTSYPMDLFVPANAPDTVYVRLGIDHIYNSLGQESQVTMAGTKTRKEISLKDTSYYGQILSMAPEVSKGDQDIVITGRAIDRATEDPLADAALNLFITVNGFERKISVMTGDDGTFTHTFEPLENEAGIFYVNAVHPDLLDRPDQGSFIINRVQVTPSKIQASIPKNYEQKISLKVTAENGTDLNNLTVAPAGDLPRGVHLDCGSPISFVAGGRTVTLSLVLWADNTADDASQFEMTVSSDESPGTPWATVLVDALYSESEPALYFTPDHIETGVAQGDMVTETITLSNKGLAAMTNVALTLTDSQGKEAPDWVRLNTTADIGTLAVGDERNVSISFLPGDDESQGMQIFYLVVASDNYTTTRIGLYPTISSSGIGNVLFKLSDIYTGTFNAKNELIRGLSGAKIRMQNEETLADSSAATDSLGEALFQDLPSGAYKCKITADNHQEYTGRVWVKPGITASKEVFLEYNLVTVEWEVNEITIEDKYEILLSATFETNVPAAVVVTEPMSVTLPDMEKGDVYLGEFTLTNHGLVRADNLTVPVPASDDNFQYELLTGIPDSLGAKQRITIPYRITCLKSLDADDGEDQTGGGCYSYSKCIPIAYGYECANGQTTNGTTRHCFYKTGGTCGSGGSGGSGGSSGGGSAIYSGGSGGGSSSSPAPAYTPMETSEQKCLPTLTPTEMFLNFVKGAAKEVWARGTQLAKDSITFVGCSVNTALREYNDQATDLWVKVPNGRIALSRIYSGGTWQWDHESLVYDGTPDDKFPESVTTAPDNVTKDGAVYEKSAQGVYTQGTHVIQRKEDTGWTADKYLYKDKHGNFRQYDSSGRLTAWGNRLGTIAALVYDNRTATRPSGIEDMDGTRVLWFTYDGDDHLIRAYTAGGREVRYDYAGNNLTLVSDALDQETRYTYDGNNNLTQSVDAAGRATIITYNDSGDPIAVKDAQGNGHLFEYDYDKNKKQYYAAVKTSSGRIREVWTNADGETLRVDINGRTVKEVDQDGRNLIFTDEKGNETRTDYDEKENLTRILYPDNTEVNFAYDLRFNKVSQITDPLGRITTFAYDDQGNLVKKVQAKGTAQERVLAFTYDDLGRVLTATSLGDADTQETITTFTYDDNGNLETITDPMGNVTQFLEYDAMGNLIRFADARDNEWTFAYDANGRLISSTTPENHTTSFEYDGANNRTAVINAKLKRFAFEYDDHNNLVKAIDPLDQYTSTLYNTDHLPVEFTDPDGRTSATAYDNEGRVLTATDKAGNVISYTYSEDDTSPAPSSMPVAVTYPTFTRQLTYDTMYRVIEQTDVLDDATTRTRSYTFDDAGNLATSTDEAGRTTIYAYDALNRLVKTIAPDNGETLRKYDGRDNLIMLQDPNNGIQYFTYDKNNRLVSAAKPMGAVTTYEYGATGNKTAVADPKGQRIEYTWSSENRLTQTRYFSADDHDTPVETINFTYDSLGNLLTWNNGTESAQYTYDDLGRKLTETVNYGSFSLSHAYTYTASGEIKTFTGPDGKALTYDYDTGARLAGITIPGAGQTGFSHNSTAWNNPISMTLPGGARQDYAYDPLMRLNTITASDSGSNTVMTRGYTYDAQGNITTKATEHGDYTYTYDTMDRLATAINPTLPDESYTYDNLGNRITDVKIQGQITYNADNQLESYGSTSYDYDANGNMARKTSGSETTSFFYNIEDRLEKVENSAGDTVATYGYDPFGRRLWKQVSGTKTYFHYSNQGLIGEYNAQGGELKTYGYKPGSQWTTDPLFMKIGADYYWYQNDANGTPQKLIASNGLVVWEGRYDSFGNCQVVNSGITNNLRFAGQYFDAETGLCYNLNRYYDPQTGRYLRQDPFGDGLNLYAYCFNNPNGLIDPLGLCAVKDGWNWYLSHPLSNVADWWDINAAQTGASLEDFVYSYSDFWWLAATMQTAIDVGGGFVDILRFGQGFAEGGWGYVHDAFRGLAIAGSLAQAAKATSGLSRASKSGIGKIDNVICFPPGTLVLMADGSTKAIEEVKIGDYVLANDPEKGDSVQSRIVVDTIKNKTKRFIHVLFKANGNLNEAEFRATGEHPIWTKNRSWVFAKDLNKGDILQDVDGNSITVLSIWEEKIISDTYNLSVEGVHTFFIVADETSILVHNDPPKIHGIAPDWAQKGAHVTSNGIELRITGGGSNIRIRPVFSSDLNNPGLKNAIKNVESSLNNSQWRNRLLERAREATKYLGQGDDLARATSGSTRSLSVTLEKWCK